In Actinoplanes sp. NBC_00393, a single genomic region encodes these proteins:
- a CDS encoding MFS transporter: MSIGSGCENWWVTIRSPIERALTWATVTGATAKGVLFGVSALYFTTVVGLSPGVVGAGLTVAGGAGIIAAFGAGRLSDRFGAHRVLITATVGQGAALAVYCFARTLIAFLIVACLAAGTQAAQRTAQATLLARHFTGPGRIETRARLRVATNVFVGVGSALAAAALAVGTAAAYTTAMLVAALLVLYSTVPLRVLRGLPHESAAAPGTTPAAGRSPLRDRRYLAVAGLNAVVTLHFGLLTVGVPLWIAGHTDAPAATVALLLVLNTIVVVLFQVRAARLVPDVPTAGKVVFQATLLLALACLLYAAAALGSVVIAVAVLILAVLAHSAAEVLSEAGGWELAFELADPRNAGAYQGVSQTGFAIGAALAPAVVTATAIGHGTAGWLLLGGIFLAAGTGTHVVTARSSARPVVRQR; encoded by the coding sequence GTGTCGATCGGCTCGGGCTGCGAGAACTGGTGGGTGACCATTCGCAGCCCGATCGAACGGGCCCTCACCTGGGCGACGGTGACCGGCGCCACCGCCAAGGGCGTCCTCTTCGGAGTCAGCGCCCTGTACTTCACGACCGTCGTCGGGCTCAGCCCTGGCGTGGTCGGCGCGGGCCTGACCGTGGCGGGCGGCGCCGGGATCATCGCCGCCTTCGGCGCGGGGCGCCTCAGCGATCGCTTCGGCGCTCACCGCGTGTTGATCACGGCAACGGTCGGCCAGGGCGCCGCACTCGCGGTCTACTGCTTCGCGCGTACGCTCATCGCGTTCTTGATCGTGGCATGCCTGGCGGCCGGCACCCAGGCCGCGCAGCGCACCGCCCAGGCGACTCTGCTGGCCCGGCACTTCACCGGACCGGGCCGGATCGAAACCCGGGCCCGGTTGCGAGTCGCCACCAACGTCTTCGTCGGTGTCGGCTCGGCGCTCGCCGCCGCAGCGCTCGCGGTCGGAACGGCCGCCGCCTACACGACAGCGATGCTGGTCGCGGCGCTGCTGGTCCTCTACTCCACGGTCCCGCTGCGCGTGCTGCGCGGACTGCCGCACGAGAGCGCCGCCGCGCCCGGGACCACACCGGCCGCCGGCCGCTCCCCGCTGCGTGACCGGCGCTATCTGGCGGTGGCCGGGCTCAACGCGGTGGTCACCCTGCACTTCGGGCTGCTGACGGTCGGGGTGCCGCTGTGGATCGCCGGGCACACGGACGCGCCCGCGGCGACCGTGGCTCTGCTGCTGGTCCTCAACACGATCGTCGTGGTGCTCTTCCAGGTGCGCGCCGCCCGCCTCGTCCCGGACGTGCCCACCGCCGGCAAGGTGGTCTTCCAGGCCACCCTGCTGCTCGCCCTGGCCTGCCTGCTGTACGCGGCCGCGGCACTGGGCAGTGTCGTGATCGCGGTCGCCGTGCTGATCCTCGCCGTGCTCGCGCACAGTGCCGCCGAGGTCCTCTCCGAGGCCGGCGGCTGGGAACTGGCCTTCGAACTGGCGGATCCCCGCAACGCCGGCGCCTATCAGGGGGTGAGCCAGACCGGTTTCGCGATCGGCGCCGCGCTGGCCCCGGCGGTGGTGACGGCCACCGCGATCGGTCACGGCACCGCCGGCTGGCTGCTGCTCGGCGGGATCTTCCTGGCCGCCGGCACCGGCACGCACGTGGTCACGGCCCGGTCCTCAGCGCGGCCCGTCGTGCGGCAGCGCTGA
- a CDS encoding ArsR/SmtB family transcription factor codes for MVVRYELAGPDLAGVRFAISPLNELVLSLRAWRDPGRYPMHLPWLRELHHLRDQLDVPMLNALVSDRLWTPDFLTPRPRSPLTRLDDELAVVAVTRPAVVDRDLRLLYTTLPEPLRGKRPLGRIMDALTGYWDVCFAPHWPRMRALLDADVTYRGRESAQHGLAAMFAGLSERVTLTGGVVEVNLRARTHNYTRPATGGLTLVPSTWTTGASTPIAPDEPPMIMYPARGIGTLWEPEPLPAPGALAELLGAPRAGLLSRLGVPASSTELAVGLGVTSAAVNQHLRALRAAGLLTSARHGRSVLYRRTELADRLLAVSGA; via the coding sequence ATGGTCGTTCGCTACGAGCTGGCCGGCCCGGACCTGGCCGGGGTGCGGTTCGCCATCTCCCCGCTCAACGAGCTGGTCCTGTCGCTGCGGGCCTGGCGCGACCCCGGCCGTTATCCGATGCACCTGCCGTGGCTGCGCGAGCTGCACCACCTCCGCGACCAGCTCGACGTCCCGATGCTGAACGCACTGGTCAGCGACCGGTTGTGGACCCCGGACTTCCTGACCCCGCGGCCGCGGTCCCCGCTGACCCGCCTCGACGACGAACTCGCCGTGGTGGCTGTCACCCGGCCGGCCGTGGTCGACCGCGATCTGCGCCTGCTGTACACGACGCTTCCCGAGCCGCTGCGCGGAAAACGGCCACTCGGTCGGATCATGGACGCGCTGACCGGATATTGGGACGTCTGCTTCGCCCCGCACTGGCCCCGGATGCGGGCGCTGCTCGACGCGGACGTCACGTACCGCGGTCGCGAGTCCGCCCAGCACGGGCTGGCCGCGATGTTCGCCGGCCTCTCCGAGCGGGTCACCCTGACCGGCGGCGTCGTCGAGGTGAACCTGCGGGCCCGCACGCACAACTACACCCGCCCGGCCACCGGCGGCCTCACGCTGGTGCCGAGCACGTGGACCACGGGCGCCTCCACGCCGATCGCCCCGGACGAGCCGCCGATGATCATGTATCCGGCGAGGGGCATCGGGACGCTCTGGGAACCCGAACCGCTGCCGGCGCCGGGCGCCCTCGCCGAACTGCTCGGCGCGCCGCGGGCCGGCCTGCTCAGCCGGCTCGGCGTGCCGGCCTCGTCGACCGAGCTCGCCGTCGGCCTCGGTGTCACCTCGGCCGCGGTCAACCAGCATCTGCGTGCGCTGCGCGCCGCCGGCCTGCTGACCAGCGCCCGGCACGGGCGATCGGTGCTCTACCGGCGGACCGAGCTGGCCGACCGGCTGCTCGCGGTCAGCGGCGCATGA
- a CDS encoding MFS transporter: MPTLTSAGRRRSIITLVVVCQSTQGLIFGGLALFLPLIRSDLGLSFTQAGTLAAVTNLVYALMQVPSGYLADRFTPRRLFLVGLLGTNLLAAMFTVLTSYEMLLLNQALSGFFRALVFAPGLLLMTQQFPSGRRATAMGLYVAGGFSSNILLSSLGPLLVRPLGWQLLFVLFAAGGLLACALYSWVGAGDSPPANGSVRIRDLPALLRHPIMWLTGVIQFARLAVAQGFTFWLPTYLVVDRGQSLATAGLVAALGSAVTAPANFLGGYVSDRIGRPLLIIGGSLAGLTAGLALLTYVSGMVGVLAVVALVSVFVQVYFGPLFAVPLEVLGAERAGLISGFGNFCANLGSFAFVYALGAVKDATGSFRVGFLSLAALCLVALAATWMARPLMRR, encoded by the coding sequence ATGCCGACCCTGACCAGCGCCGGGCGTCGGCGATCGATCATCACGCTGGTGGTGGTCTGCCAGAGCACCCAGGGGCTGATCTTCGGCGGGCTGGCGCTGTTCCTGCCGCTGATCCGCAGCGATCTGGGGCTCAGCTTCACCCAGGCCGGCACGCTGGCCGCGGTCACCAATCTGGTGTACGCGCTGATGCAGGTCCCGTCCGGCTACCTGGCCGACCGGTTCACGCCGCGCCGCCTGTTCCTGGTCGGTCTGCTCGGGACGAACCTGCTGGCAGCCATGTTCACCGTGCTCACCTCGTACGAAATGCTGCTCTTGAACCAGGCTCTGTCCGGATTCTTCCGGGCTCTGGTGTTCGCGCCCGGCCTGCTGCTGATGACCCAGCAGTTCCCGTCCGGGCGCCGGGCCACCGCCATGGGCCTGTACGTGGCCGGCGGCTTCTCCTCGAACATCCTGCTCAGCTCGCTGGGCCCGCTGCTGGTCCGCCCGCTCGGCTGGCAGTTGCTCTTCGTGCTCTTCGCCGCCGGTGGCCTGCTGGCGTGCGCGCTGTACTCGTGGGTGGGTGCCGGCGACAGCCCGCCCGCCAACGGCAGCGTGCGGATCCGGGACCTGCCCGCCCTGCTCCGGCATCCGATCATGTGGCTGACCGGCGTCATCCAGTTCGCCCGGCTCGCCGTCGCGCAGGGCTTCACGTTCTGGCTGCCGACCTATCTGGTCGTCGACCGCGGGCAGTCACTGGCCACGGCCGGGCTGGTGGCTGCGCTGGGTTCCGCGGTGACCGCTCCGGCCAACTTCCTGGGCGGGTACGTCTCCGACCGCATCGGCCGTCCCCTGCTGATCATCGGCGGTTCCCTGGCCGGGCTGACCGCCGGTCTGGCGCTGCTCACCTATGTGTCCGGCATGGTCGGGGTGCTGGCCGTCGTCGCGCTCGTCTCGGTGTTCGTCCAGGTCTACTTCGGGCCGCTGTTCGCCGTACCGCTGGAGGTTCTCGGCGCGGAGCGCGCCGGCCTGATCAGCGGCTTCGGCAACTTCTGCGCCAACCTGGGCAGCTTCGCCTTCGTCTATGCGCTGGGCGCGGTGAAGGACGCCACCGGCTCCTTCCGGGTCGGCTTCCTCAGCCTGGCCGCCTTGTGCCTGGTGGCCCTGGCCGCCACCTGGATGGCCCGCCCGCTCATGCGCCGCTGA